One Malania oleifera isolate guangnan ecotype guangnan chromosome 10, ASM2987363v1, whole genome shotgun sequence genomic region harbors:
- the LOC131165440 gene encoding probable pectate lyase 12, with protein sequence MLSTTCILLFCLITTLPPLLRAAFNLTLSFPLPHQHPDPEVVVQELHSRLNGSISRRQMLGVHEKDQSSSCLTGNPIDDCWRCDPNWRNNRQKLADCGIGFGQGAAGGKGGQIYVVTDSSDNDPVNPAPGTLRYAVIQTDPLWIVFSTNMLIKLRCELIVNSFKTIDGRGADVHITGGGCITLQYVSNVIIHNIHVHHCYPAGNGNVRSSPTHSGWRGKSDGDGISIFSAQNIWIDHCSLSYCTDGLIDAIMGSTGITISNNYFSHHDEVMLLGHDDAYSPDSGMQVTIAFNHFGEALVQRMPRCRRGYIHVVNNDFTAWEMYAIGGSANPTINSQMNRYTAPSDPNAKEVTKRVETEEQEWAGWNWRTEGDKMINGAYFVPSGAGLNAYTKATSLDPRPSVFIDQITMNAGVFGSSSRDSSASMSYPPGFSGGGTRGGGSGSTSGDGEDLFGMIFGGGGRGAASGSAAPPSPASAAAASALLSLLIILILYVTTTNRGAL encoded by the exons ATGCTTTCTACCACCTGCATTCTCCTATTTTGCCTTATAACCACTCTCCCTCCTCTTCTCAGAGCCGCCTTCAATCTCACCCTCTCCTTCCCCCTCCCCCACCAGCACCCCGATCCTGAGGTTGTTGTTCAAGAATTGCACAG CCGCCTGAATGGGTCAATATCCAGGCGGCAAATGCTCGGGGTCCACGAGAAGGACCAGTCTTCCTCGTGCCTCACCGGAAACCCCATTGACGACTGTTGGCGGTGTGACCCCAACTGGCGCAACAACCGCCAGAAGCTCGCCGACTGCGGCATTGGGTTTGGCCAGGGCGCCGCCGGCGGCAAGGGCGGCCAAATCTATGTCGTCACTGACTCCTCCGACAACGACCCCGTGAACCCCGCTCCGGGCACCCTCCGGTACGCCGTGATCCAGACGGATCCACTCTGGATCGTCTTCTCCACCAACATGCTCATCAAGCTCCGGTGCGAGCTCATCGTTAACAGCTTCAAGACCATCGACGGCCGTGGCGCCGACGTCCACATCACCGGCGGCGGGTGCATTACCCTCCAGTACGTCAGCAACGTCATCATCCACAATATCCACGTCCACCACTGCTACCCCGCCGGAAACGGAAACGTGCGGTCGTCGCCGACGCACTCCGGGTGGCGGGGCAAGTCGGACGGCGACGGGATCTCGATCTTCTCGGCGCAGAACATCTGGATCGATCACTGCTCGCTGTCGTACTGCACGGACGGACTGATTGACGCGATCATGGGGTCGACCGGGATCACGATTTCGAACAACTACTTTTCGCACCACGACGAGGTGATGTTGCTGGGTCACGACGACGCGTACTCGCCGGACTCCGGGATGCAGGTGACGATAGCGTTCAACCACTTCGGGGAGGCGCTTGTGCAGAGGATGCCGCGGTGCCGGCGGGGTTACATTCACGTGGTCAACAACGATTTCACGGCGTGGGAGATGTATGCCATCGGCGGCAGCGCTAATCCCACCATCAACAGCCAGATGAACCGCTACACTGCTCCCTCCGACCCTAACGCGAAGGAG GTGACGAAGCGCGTGGAAACGGAGGAGCAGGAGTGGGCGGGGTGGAACTGGAGGACGGAGGGGGACAAAATGATAAATGGGGCGTACTTCGTTCCGTCGGGGGCGGGGCTCAACGCCTACACCAAGGCCACCAGCCTGGACCCCAGGCCCTCCGTCTTCATCGATCAGATCACCATGAACGCCGGCGTGTTTGGCAGCTCCTCCAG GGACAGCAGCGCCAGCATGTCGTATCCGCCGGGGTTCAGCGGCGGCGGGACCAGGGGCGGGGGATCGGGGTCCACCAGTGGTGACGGGGAAGACTTATTTGGGATGATCTTTGGGGGCGGGGGCAGGGGCGCCGCTAGTGGGAGCGCCGCGCCACCGTCCCCCGCGTCAGCAGCAGCAGCCTCTGCCCTTTTGTCTCTTCTAATTATTCTAATTTTGTACGTTACCACCACCAACCGTGGTGctctataa